The sequence TGCAACAAAAGGAAGAGGAGCTGCAACTGGAAATGCAGCGCAAGCTACAGGAGCAGCGCGAAAACCTGGCACAAGAGATTCGGAAGCAGGAGGAACAGAAAGCTCAGTTGAAAGAGACTGACCATATGATGCAGATAGCCGAGCTTAAAAAACAGTTAGATGATCAGAAAAAGCTTGCCGAGGAAATGAAGCGTAAGGCTGAGCAAGGGTCGATGCAACTTCAAGGCGAGGTTCAGGAATTGATATTAGAGGAATTGCTTCGTAATTCTTTTCCGTTTGATGTAGTAACAGAAGTTGGCAAAGGTGTTCGTGGTGCTGATTGCATACAGACAGTACGAAATCAATTTGGGCAAGAATGTGGTCGTATTATATATGAAAGCAAAAGGACCAAAGATTTTGGGGGAGATTGGATTGAAAAATTAAAAAAAGATATGCGCGCCAACGGTGTAGACGTTGCTGTTATTGTAACTCAATGCTATCCAAAAGGTATGAATTGTTTTGGTGAGAAAGATGGAGTTTGGATATGCTCATTTGATGAAGCTAAGGCCGTTGCTTCTGTATTACGCGATGGAGTTATCCGGTTATATAATGCTACGCGATCACAAGAGAACAAAGGAGATAAAATGCATATGCTGTATGATTATCTTACGGGCGTTGAGTTTTCAGAGCAATGGAAGGCTATTGTTGAAGGCTATATGGGTATGAAAAATTCTATTCAGATCGAACGCAATGCGATGGAAAAGATGTGGAAGGCGCGAGAAAAGCAACTGGAGAAAGTACTGCTTAATGCAAACTATATTAAAGGATCTGTTGAAGGTATCGCGGGCAAAGATTCAATCCATTTAAGTTTGACGGATGATGCGGATGACGCGTTGTTATTGGAATAGGACCGCTGATTTTCGTTGATTGATTTGATTCTGCTGAGCAAAACAGCATGATAATTGATTTATAAGATTTTATAAGTATCTTTAGTTATGACTACGATGACATTACAGGTTCCGGAAGCGCTTGAAAAAGAACATGATGAGACCGTCCGTTTCCTTGCTGCAAAACTTTATGAAGCCGGAAAGTTGAGATTAGGCCAGGCTGCAGAAATGTGCGGGATGAGAAAATGGGATTTTGCCGAAATATTGATCAATTACGGAATACATTATTTTGAAGCAAGCGTTCTTGCCGACCTCGAAGATTTAAAAAAGGGTGCAGCTAAATAAAGTAGTTGTCACTGACAGCAGTTGTTTTATCCTGTTTGATAAAATAAACGCACTAAACATTCTTAATGATTTATTTGGGATTGTTTTAACCACTCCGGAAGTTGCGGCTGAATATGGTTCCCCGCTACCCGAATGGGTAATCATACAAAAAGTAGATGATTTTAACTTGCAACAAAAATTTTATCAGCATGTCGATAAAGGCGAAGCGAGTGCAATCGCTCTTGCATGCGAGGTTCATCCAGACTTTTTAATATTGGATGATTTAGAAGCACGTAAATTTGCTGCCAAATTAGGATTGCCGGTAAAAGGATCGGCTGGAGTTTTGGTGCAGGCTAAACAAAATGGCATAATAGCAACTGTTAAACCCTATTTAGACTTAATGCAACAAACCAATTTTAGAATTGCATCATCCGTTATAGAAACTGTTTTAAAAGAAGCTGGAGAGTATTGATTTATCAACTAAATCAAACAAATCAGCGAAAATCAGCGGTCTACATCAACAATATATCAATCCTGTGCGCATGCACCATATTCAGCGCGTTCGACCAGGCGAATAGTGTAAAATGCCCGTCCTGCGATGCTACCATGGCCTGTGCATCCCGCTGATCGTATACAAATTGGGCGGCTGCTAAGTGCCGGGTACCGCCATTTTGTGCCGGGTGCATGTATTTGGGTACCGAATCGGTAACCGGTTCGGTTACGATCATCTGATCTACCGGTACACTTACTTCGGCGCGGGTGATCTTGGCGCCAAAGGCCAGCAATTCATTATCACGATTGATCACCGTGGCGCCGTCTACAGCGGTAAACCCGCCAATGATATCTATCGCGTTTCGTAACGATTGCTTCCACTCCATGTTACGTTGATCCTTTTCAACCGTCAACAGGGCTGATATGGTAGAATAAGCCGGTTCTACAGGGTAGGAGATGGGATGAATTACAGAATGGTGCCAGTTGGTAGATCCGGTAGGAACGATCATCACCAGGCCACCTCGATTGTGCGCCCGCATGGCCGTAGCCAGTTCAACCAGTATATTAAATGATCCGCCCGGTGCCGATGGCAGGGGCATGTCCAGTAATGATTCAATCAGTTCCGGGCAGTTATCAAGGCTGATGTTCTGCTCGTCAACCATTTTTATTTCGTCGCCCCGCAATACGCAAATGTTCACAAACTTACCGAAACCATCCGTACGGCGATGCTTGATCACCAGCAGGCCAGGCTCCACCACTTCCAGTACAAAGCAAATGCCGGGTATCTGGTGCGTAGTTCCCCAAATATTCAGCGAATCGCCATCGTACCAAACACCTATGTGCAACCCGGGCTGCTCAACAGCAGGGGCCAGTTTGGTAAGGTTATGTGGGGTAAGACGTAGCTTATGCTCAAATATCAGGGGTTTAACTGCCTGATCGGGATGTAAAAAAGCGATGGATATTTTCGGTGGGTGCCCTTCCTCACGGCGCAGACTTGCCCAAAAGGCAATGTCAATTACAGATTCTATTACCGATACCGATGGTACAAAGGCCAGGTCCTGCTCGCCCAACTGGCGCGCAACCTCTACATGGCGCAGTAAGTGGGCCTCAATTTTAGTGGCCACCATGCGGGCAGCCAGGTACGATGGTTCGGATAACATAAGGTAGCAATTTATACAAAGTAAACCATCTGAAAAGATATAGGCGGTATGATAAATGTAAAAAAATCTGTTGTGCGTATCAATTATTTAGATAACTTTGTAATTCAAAGTACTTTTATAAAATGAAATTAAAATTTTCAGTTCGTTATTTTATCCTGACCATTCTGCTGTTTCTAACAGAGGTATTTATCGGCATGTACGTGGACGACGCCATTATCCGACCTTATGGTGGCGATTTCCTGGTGGTGATCCTGATCTACTGTTTTGTGAAAAGTTTTTTAGATACGCCGGTTATTCAAACGGCTATTGGCGTGCTGCTTTTTTCATACTTAATAGAGGTATCGCAATACTTTCATCTGGTCGACCTGATTGGCCTCGGTAACTCGCGCATAGCGGTTGTGATGATGGGCAACTATTTCGCCTGGACAGATATGCTTGCCTACACACTTGGCATAGTTACTGTGATAATAATAGAGCAACAGCGCATTAAACGGAATATTAATAAAGCATACACCAATTAACATGGCAACTTTTGTAACATCTGATCATATCGTACGGAAAATATGGGGCAGGGCAGATACCGTGCTGTTTATCTTCGCCGCTTCGGCAGCAGAGTTTGCAGTAAATAAAGCAGTTGATTGGCTTTATTTTACCGGTAAACTACCATCCGACCCACTGGGGCGATTGTTCTCAACCGTGACCTATGCCCGGCACATCATTTTTTCAGATCATGACGATGCCATCCGGGCTATCGATAAAATTACAGCCATCCATCATGGTGTAGAACAAGCCCGCGGCGCACAAATCCCTGATTGGGCTTATCGCGATGTTTTGTTTATGCTGATAGACCATTCCATCCGGGCTTTCGAATTATTAGACCGCAAGCTCACTATGAAGGAAAAGGCCGATGTATTTGATGTGTTTTATCGTGTAGGCGTACAAATGAAACTGACAGGTTTACCTGTTAGTTACCTGCAATGGGAAATGATGCGCAACCATCAGCTAAACCAGGATACCATCAGCAGCGAGTTTACCATCAATTTGTATAAACAATATAAAAAACACCTTGGCCGTATCCGTTTTTTTATTTTAAAGCAGGTGCAAATTATGATGGTACCCGAACGGGTGCGGAAACTGCTGCGCTTACGTCGTATTCCTGTATTGCTGCCAGCCTTGTTGTTTTACAAATTATTCAGGCGGATGAAGCTGGAGGGCCTGCTGAAGAATGCTCTGCTACCCGTGGAATACAAAGCGCAGATTATGGCTTTGGATGTTTAAGAATTTAACCACAAAGGACACAAAGATTTTGCACAAAGGGCGCGAAGAAATTTCTTATAAAATATTCTTTGTGCCCTTGGTGTTTCTCTGCTTTGCGCCCTTTGTGGTTAAATCATCACTAATCCTGCTATATTTGCCCTACCATGAATGTCAGCCCGCCGCAATTACGCACCGTAAATGTTACCCGCTACGTTACGCCCCTGCGCGAGGGCGGCTCGTTGCCTGCCATTGCCGAGGCTGATGATGGTTTTCTGTACGTTATCAAGTTCCGTGGGGCAGGGCAGGGCGTAAAGGCGTTAATTGCCGAACTGATAGGTGGCGAGATCGCCCGTAAAATTGGCTTCAAGATCCCGGAAATTGTATTTGCCAACCTCGATACCGCCTTTGGCCGCACCGAACCGGATGAAGAAATACAGGACCTGCTAAAAGCCAGCGTGGGCCTTAATTTGGCTTTGCATTACCTGTCGGGGGCTATCACGTTCGATAGGTCTGTTACGGTGGTTGAACCCATGCTGGCATCAAAAATTGTGTGGATGGATTGCCTGCTGACCAATGTAGACCGTACACCCCGTAACACCAATATGCTTACCTGGCACCGCGAGTTGTGGTTGATAGACCATGGCGCGGCCTTATATTTCCATCATTCCTGGTATAACTGGGAAGAACAGGCCAAACGTCCGTTTGTGCAGGTGAAGGATCATGTTTTGCTGCCTTATGCTACTGAGCTGGAAGCTGTGGATCCCGAATTAAAAGCCATTATCACCCCCGAAGTTATCCGTGGAATAGTTGGTTTAATTCCCGATGAATGGATTGCTACCGAATGGCAGGAAACGCCGGACGAGGTGAGAGATATTTACGCCCGTTTTTTGGAAACACGTATCGCGTCATCGCACATATTTTTAAATGAAGCACAACATGCCAGAGCAGCACTTATTTGAGTACGCCGTTATCCGCGTTGTGCCCAGGGTAGAGCGCGAGGAGTTTATAAACGTAGGCGTAATTGTTTTCTGCGCCAAGCAAAAGTTTTTACAGGCCACCTATGCCTTAAACCAGGCCCGTATGCAATGCTTTGGCACGCTGCCCGATATGGAAGAACTGCGCGAGCACCTCTGCATGTTCGAATACATTTGTACCGGCAGCCCGCAGGGCGGCCCCATCGCTTTGCTTGATGCAGCATCGCGCTTCCGCTGGTTAACGGCTACCCGCAGTACGGTTGTGCAATGCTCAAAGGTTCACCCTGGTTTGTGTACTGACCCGGCCGAAACACTGGCTAAACTACATCAGCAATTGGTATTATAATGATGTATCCCGAGATCTTAGCACACATTAAACGCTACATTAAGCTAAGCCCCGAACAGGAGGAGTTGATTTGCAGCAGGCTGGAACTTAAGAAGTTTAAAAAGAAGCAATATGTGTTAGAAACCGGAAAAATTTGCGCCGGCAATTACTTTGTGATAAAAGGGGTATTACGGCAATACTACGTTAACAGCAAGCTGAACGAACAGATCATACAGTTTGGCCTTGAAAGCTGGTGGATAGCCGATCAGGACAGCCTGCTGAACCACGCGCCGGCTACAACCTATATCCAAACCATCGAAGCCTGCGATCTGCTGCTGCTTACCGAAAAGGACCGCATCTATTTGTGCGAACAGATCCCTCAACTGGAAACCTATTTCCGCATCATGATGCAAAAGGCTTTCATAGCGGCGCAAAGGCGTATCGGCTTCATTTTTAATCAAAGCGACGAGGAACGGTACCGGTTTTTTGTAAGCCTGTTCCCTGGCTTTGTACAGCGGGTGCCGCAATATATGCTGGCATCGTACCTGGGCTTTACACCGCAGTTTTTAAGCCGGCTAAGGGCCAAAAAAGTTTGACAGGTAATTTTTATAATCGGCAAACATGAAGGGTATCAAATTCACCGAGCAGATCATCATCCATAGCGATAGCGAAACGGTATTTGACTATACACAGGATTATGCCAATCGCCTTAAATGGGATGTGTTTTTAAAACGTGCCGAACTGATTGATGGCGCGATAAAAGCGGATAAAGGAGCAAAAGCTTATTGCGTGGCTAAAAATGGATTAGGTATGGTAACGGAGTATGTAAGCTTTAACCGCCCCAAAGTAACTGCTATAAAGATGACCAAGGGCCCGTTCATGTTCCAATCATTTGCCGGTTCGTGGACCTTTAGAGAAGTAAACACAACGGAAACCGAAGTGATATTTGTTTACTCATTTCAGCTTCGTTTCCCGTTTAACCTGGTAATTCCGTTTATCAGATCCAACCTGCAAAATAATGTAAAGCAGCGCCTGGTTAATTTAAAGCAGCATATCGAACAATAGCGCCCTTAAGCGATAAACCCCGGCACCAGGCCAGGGTTATCACATTATAAAAAATCACTCAATTAAACTACTTCGTTGTTTTTTCGGGCTTGGCGGCAGCCACTTTAGCTACGGCTGGTTTGGCGGCTGGTGCTTTTACAACAGGTTTTTTCTCTGCTGCTACCGCCGGTGCAGCAGGGGCCTGGGTTTCTTTGGCCTTTGCAGGTTCAGCAGCCTTAGGGAATGTTAATTCTTTAGCTAATTGCTTGGCCAGTTTTTTGGCACCCTTGGCTATTTCTTTTTTTAGTTTTTTTGATGC comes from Mucilaginibacter mali and encodes:
- a CDS encoding DUF2130 domain-containing protein is translated as MATDVKCPSCGSNFQLEEIMAEEYKKDLRAKLQEYTAKKEQEYKLKLNEFELKEQQQQLLFEQRLQNEKKALQQNLEQNLRKSISSDFENQLLMLQKGKEDADEKLKASRQKELEFLQKEQALQQKEEELQLEMQRKLQEQRENLAQEIRKQEEQKAQLKETDHMMQIAELKKQLDDQKKLAEEMKRKAEQGSMQLQGEVQELILEELLRNSFPFDVVTEVGKGVRGADCIQTVRNQFGQECGRIIYESKRTKDFGGDWIEKLKKDMRANGVDVAVIVTQCYPKGMNCFGEKDGVWICSFDEAKAVASVLRDGVIRLYNATRSQENKGDKMHMLYDYLTGVEFSEQWKAIVEGYMGMKNSIQIERNAMEKMWKAREKQLEKVLLNANYIKGSVEGIAGKDSIHLSLTDDADDALLLE
- a CDS encoding UPF0175 family protein, with the protein product MTLQVPEALEKEHDETVRFLAAKLYEAGKLRLGQAAEMCGMRKWDFAEILINYGIHYFEASVLADLEDLKKGAAK
- a CDS encoding DUF3368 domain-containing protein; translation: MQLNKVVVTDSSCFILFDKINALNILNDLFGIVLTTPEVAAEYGSPLPEWVIIQKVDDFNLQQKFYQHVDKGEASAIALACEVHPDFLILDDLEARKFAAKLGLPVKGSAGVLVQAKQNGIIATVKPYLDLMQQTNFRIASSVIETVLKEAGEY
- a CDS encoding putative sensor domain DACNV-containing protein; amino-acid sequence: MLSEPSYLAARMVATKIEAHLLRHVEVARQLGEQDLAFVPSVSVIESVIDIAFWASLRREEGHPPKISIAFLHPDQAVKPLIFEHKLRLTPHNLTKLAPAVEQPGLHIGVWYDGDSLNIWGTTHQIPGICFVLEVVEPGLLVIKHRRTDGFGKFVNICVLRGDEIKMVDEQNISLDNCPELIESLLDMPLPSAPGGSFNILVELATAMRAHNRGGLVMIVPTGSTNWHHSVIHPISYPVEPAYSTISALLTVEKDQRNMEWKQSLRNAIDIIGGFTAVDGATVINRDNELLAFGAKITRAEVSVPVDQMIVTEPVTDSVPKYMHPAQNGGTRHLAAAQFVYDQRDAQAMVASQDGHFTLFAWSNALNMVHAHRIDILLM
- a CDS encoding ribosomal maturation YjgA family protein; translation: MKLKFSVRYFILTILLFLTEVFIGMYVDDAIIRPYGGDFLVVILIYCFVKSFLDTPVIQTAIGVLLFSYLIEVSQYFHLVDLIGLGNSRIAVVMMGNYFAWTDMLAYTLGIVTVIIIEQQRIKRNINKAYTN
- a CDS encoding oxygenase MpaB family protein — translated: MATFVTSDHIVRKIWGRADTVLFIFAASAAEFAVNKAVDWLYFTGKLPSDPLGRLFSTVTYARHIIFSDHDDAIRAIDKITAIHHGVEQARGAQIPDWAYRDVLFMLIDHSIRAFELLDRKLTMKEKADVFDVFYRVGVQMKLTGLPVSYLQWEMMRNHQLNQDTISSEFTINLYKQYKKHLGRIRFFILKQVQIMMVPERVRKLLRLRRIPVLLPALLFYKLFRRMKLEGLLKNALLPVEYKAQIMALDV
- a CDS encoding HipA family kinase is translated as MNVSPPQLRTVNVTRYVTPLREGGSLPAIAEADDGFLYVIKFRGAGQGVKALIAELIGGEIARKIGFKIPEIVFANLDTAFGRTEPDEEIQDLLKASVGLNLALHYLSGAITFDRSVTVVEPMLASKIVWMDCLLTNVDRTPRNTNMLTWHRELWLIDHGAALYFHHSWYNWEEQAKRPFVQVKDHVLLPYATELEAVDPELKAIITPEVIRGIVGLIPDEWIATEWQETPDEVRDIYARFLETRIASSHIFLNEAQHARAALI
- a CDS encoding DUF3037 domain-containing protein → MPEQHLFEYAVIRVVPRVEREEFINVGVIVFCAKQKFLQATYALNQARMQCFGTLPDMEELREHLCMFEYICTGSPQGGPIALLDAASRFRWLTATRSTVVQCSKVHPGLCTDPAETLAKLHQQLVL
- a CDS encoding Crp/Fnr family transcriptional regulator, encoding MMYPEILAHIKRYIKLSPEQEELICSRLELKKFKKKQYVLETGKICAGNYFVIKGVLRQYYVNSKLNEQIIQFGLESWWIADQDSLLNHAPATTYIQTIEACDLLLLTEKDRIYLCEQIPQLETYFRIMMQKAFIAAQRRIGFIFNQSDEERYRFFVSLFPGFVQRVPQYMLASYLGFTPQFLSRLRAKKV
- a CDS encoding SRPBCC family protein; the protein is MKGIKFTEQIIIHSDSETVFDYTQDYANRLKWDVFLKRAELIDGAIKADKGAKAYCVAKNGLGMVTEYVSFNRPKVTAIKMTKGPFMFQSFAGSWTFREVNTTETEVIFVYSFQLRFPFNLVIPFIRSNLQNNVKQRLVNLKQHIEQ